From one Rhizobium sp. BT04 genomic stretch:
- the sctJ gene encoding type III secretion system inner membrane ring lipoprotein SctJ, with protein sequence MNIMITSALARSPITSPARKVLPKAAMLALCLFLAACSQDVLTGLDQRDALDAQVLLERAGISVTMRSEKGGTYAIAAESADHARAIELLAGAGLPRQSFGNVAELFPGNGFLVTPYEQKARMSYAIEQQLAETLSGLDGVATARVHVVLPEENGRGLIKEKARAAAVLQYRPGANLNEIDMKSRSVLVNSIRDLSYEDVSVVVSPWSEVGAPAAPPATAASAPAATVTPAPAAAPFSMVQSALSAFKAPNLAVIGAIILAIGACLLLLLPQRKER encoded by the coding sequence GTGAATATCATGATCACATCGGCCCTTGCGAGATCACCGATCACTTCGCCCGCGCGCAAAGTCCTTCCGAAGGCCGCCATGCTCGCCCTCTGCCTGTTCCTCGCCGCCTGCAGCCAGGACGTGCTGACGGGACTCGATCAGCGCGATGCGCTGGATGCTCAGGTCCTGCTCGAACGCGCCGGCATCTCCGTCACCATGAGGAGCGAAAAGGGCGGGACCTATGCGATCGCCGCTGAATCAGCCGATCATGCCCGGGCGATCGAGTTGCTGGCGGGCGCCGGTCTGCCGCGTCAGTCGTTCGGAAATGTCGCCGAACTCTTTCCCGGCAACGGCTTCCTTGTGACGCCTTACGAACAAAAAGCCCGGATGAGCTACGCCATCGAGCAGCAGCTTGCCGAAACGCTTTCGGGGCTTGACGGCGTGGCGACGGCGCGCGTCCATGTGGTGCTGCCGGAGGAAAACGGCCGCGGGCTCATCAAGGAAAAGGCGAGGGCGGCGGCCGTGTTGCAATATCGCCCCGGCGCCAATCTCAACGAGATCGACATGAAAAGCCGGTCCGTTCTGGTCAACAGCATCCGTGATCTCTCTTACGAAGATGTCTCGGTGGTGGTCAGCCCCTGGTCGGAGGTCGGCGCGCCGGCGGCCCCGCCGGCAACGGCAGCATCGGCCCCGGCGGCAACCGTGACGCCGGCACCCGCCGCAGCGCCATTCTCGATGGTGCAAAGCGCTCTCTCGGCTTTCAAGGCCCCCAATCTGGCCGTGATCGGCGCAATTATCCTCGCCATCGGGGCATGCCTGCTGCTGCTGTTGCCGCAGCGGAAGGAGCGCTGA
- the sctL gene encoding type III secretion system stator protein SctL: protein MSSGFARHDRIIPAENFGQIREAAQILAAARQDAAQSQATLAAASEQAAQNGYRDGFEQGVRDAAARLAASLGKAEQEIANLDSWVEAVVLKSVGLILGSMEADERTRRLVRHAISQTAEAQEIALHVAPEDAAMIAQAIADIDHRITIETDPLMSAGEIVLETSAGRSQIGLKDQLATVIEALVHG, encoded by the coding sequence ATGAGCTCGGGATTTGCACGCCACGACCGCATCATTCCGGCGGAAAACTTCGGCCAGATCAGGGAGGCGGCGCAAATTCTGGCGGCTGCCCGCCAGGACGCCGCCCAATCCCAGGCCACACTTGCAGCCGCCAGCGAGCAGGCCGCCCAAAACGGCTATCGCGACGGGTTCGAACAGGGCGTTCGTGATGCCGCCGCACGGCTTGCCGCCTCGCTCGGAAAAGCCGAACAGGAGATTGCCAATCTCGACAGCTGGGTCGAGGCGGTGGTTCTGAAATCGGTCGGATTGATCCTCGGATCGATGGAGGCCGACGAACGCACCAGGCGATTGGTCCGCCACGCCATATCCCAGACCGCAGAGGCCCAGGAGATCGCCCTCCATGTCGCCCCCGAGGATGCCGCCATGATCGCCCAGGCAATTGCGGATATCGATCATCGCATCACTATCGAAACGGATCCGCTGATGTCTGCCGGCGAGATCGTCCTGGAGACATCGGCGGGACGAAGCCAGATCGGCTTGAAAGACCAGCTCGCCACCGTGATCGAGGCCCTCGTCCATGGCTGA
- a CDS encoding FliI/YscN family ATPase: MADALLRMERTLEQTDVRRQSGRVTSVSGLLVRALIPSVRIGELCELHEPGRGRIGLADVVGIDGETALLSLHGETRGISQRTEIVPTGREPAISVGNFLLGAIVDAHGNVLRPSANPAGEDARFLQPLYGQPVNPLSRRPIRQPFTSGIAALDGLLTCGQGQRIGIFGAPGAGKSTLVSQIVANNKADVIVCALVGERGREVGEFVAGNMPEGVPSNVTLVVATSDRPALERFKAVMTATAIAEYFREQGKHVLLVIDSVTRMARALREVGLAAGEPPVRRGFPPSVFAVLPQIFERAGNSANGMMTAFYTVLVEGEEQDDPIAEETRSLLDGHIVLSDKIAKAGNFPAIDVLASRSRTMSAVVSESHRQAADRLRALLALYDEVELLIRVGEYRQGRDAAVDEAVAKHGLIQRFLFDGQGKPQPFGAIVEALEELVR; this comes from the coding sequence ATGGCTGACGCATTGCTTCGCATGGAGCGGACGCTCGAACAGACGGACGTGCGACGGCAGAGCGGCCGCGTGACGAGTGTTTCGGGCCTGCTGGTGCGGGCGCTCATCCCCTCGGTTCGGATCGGCGAGCTCTGCGAACTGCATGAGCCGGGCAGGGGCCGCATCGGCCTCGCCGATGTCGTCGGTATCGACGGCGAGACGGCACTTCTCTCGCTTCACGGCGAAACCCGCGGCATCTCCCAGCGCACGGAAATCGTCCCGACCGGCCGGGAGCCGGCGATCTCTGTCGGCAACTTCCTGCTCGGCGCGATCGTCGATGCGCACGGCAACGTCCTGCGTCCCTCCGCCAATCCGGCCGGCGAGGACGCGCGTTTCCTGCAGCCGCTCTACGGCCAGCCGGTCAACCCCTTGTCGCGCCGTCCCATCCGCCAGCCGTTCACCTCGGGAATTGCCGCCCTGGACGGATTGCTGACCTGCGGGCAGGGCCAGCGCATCGGTATTTTCGGCGCGCCTGGCGCCGGCAAGTCGACGCTGGTGTCCCAGATCGTCGCCAACAACAAGGCCGATGTGATCGTCTGCGCCCTGGTGGGCGAACGCGGACGCGAGGTCGGCGAATTCGTTGCCGGCAACATGCCGGAAGGCGTCCCCTCGAATGTGACGCTGGTTGTCGCCACATCCGACCGCCCGGCGCTGGAGCGGTTCAAGGCGGTGATGACGGCAACGGCGATCGCCGAATATTTTCGCGAGCAGGGAAAACACGTGCTGCTCGTCATCGACAGCGTCACCCGCATGGCCCGCGCCTTGCGCGAAGTGGGGCTTGCCGCCGGCGAACCGCCGGTGCGGCGCGGCTTTCCGCCTTCCGTATTCGCCGTCCTGCCGCAAATCTTCGAGCGTGCCGGCAACAGCGCAAACGGCATGATGACGGCTTTCTATACGGTGCTCGTCGAAGGCGAAGAGCAAGACGATCCGATTGCCGAAGAAACCAGATCGCTGCTGGACGGCCATATCGTGCTCTCCGACAAGATTGCCAAGGCAGGCAATTTTCCGGCGATCGATGTGCTGGCCAGCCGAAGCCGGACGATGAGCGCAGTGGTGAGCGAGAGCCATCGCCAGGCAGCCGACAGGCTGCGCGCCCTGCTTGCCCTCTATGACGAGGTGGAACTGCTGATCCGCGTCGGCGAATATCGCCAGGGGCGCGACGCAGCCGTCGACGAGGCCGTCGCCAAACACGGGCTCATCCAGCGCTTCCTGTTTGACGGCCAGGGCAAGCCGCAGCCGTTCGGCGCGATCGTCGAAGCGCTCGAGGAGCTTGTCCGATGA
- a CDS encoding FliM/FliN family flagellar motor switch protein: protein MNIAAPAWPRSSMAGSFFSRSGTTMRAAWQIPVREQTLSVRPLSPDIAAARIADPVGILCRVGEREQTLIASAGALWLLAERLEPLLLWEKLSPHEKAAVVEHQFAEAFEAIENKIGIGLSLLEIGAQPEPDFSGNFGFEIGWSGMSLPLSGRFDETFLAGLVGWASRLPRRTLNALTTAVNIRRGYAVLSVGQIKSLRLGDGIVIDGGAPETVVAITGERYLATCMRSDKGAVLTEPLLSTPTGPMRHFMTNDTVDQELQGEPRPSPVDSIPIKLVFDAGRLELPLRTLETIGEGYVFNLDRPLSDAVDIIAQGRIIGRGEIISVDGLSAVRVTALHD from the coding sequence ATGAATATCGCCGCGCCCGCATGGCCCCGCTCATCGATGGCCGGGAGCTTCTTTTCCCGTTCCGGCACGACGATGCGCGCCGCCTGGCAAATTCCGGTCCGGGAGCAGACGCTTTCCGTTCGCCCGCTGTCCCCCGATATCGCAGCCGCGCGGATTGCCGATCCAGTCGGCATTCTCTGCCGCGTCGGCGAACGGGAGCAGACGCTGATTGCGTCGGCCGGCGCATTGTGGTTGCTGGCCGAAAGGCTTGAACCGCTGCTCCTCTGGGAAAAACTGTCACCGCATGAAAAGGCGGCGGTGGTGGAACATCAGTTCGCCGAGGCCTTCGAGGCAATCGAGAACAAGATCGGCATCGGCCTTTCGCTGCTGGAGATCGGCGCGCAGCCGGAGCCGGATTTTAGCGGCAATTTCGGCTTCGAAATCGGCTGGAGCGGCATGAGCCTGCCCTTGAGCGGCCGTTTCGATGAAACCTTCCTTGCCGGCCTCGTCGGCTGGGCAAGCCGCCTACCGCGCCGCACGCTCAATGCCCTGACGACGGCGGTCAACATCCGGCGCGGTTATGCCGTGCTGTCGGTCGGTCAGATCAAATCCCTGCGATTGGGGGACGGCATCGTCATCGATGGGGGGGCACCGGAGACCGTGGTCGCGATCACGGGTGAACGTTACCTTGCAACCTGCATGCGCTCGGACAAAGGCGCGGTCCTCACCGAGCCGCTCCTGTCGACGCCAACCGGACCAATGAGGCATTTCATGACGAATGACACCGTCGATCAGGAATTGCAGGGCGAGCCGCGTCCGTCGCCTGTCGACAGCATCCCGATCAAGCTGGTCTTCGATGCCGGACGGCTGGAGTTGCCGCTGCGCACACTCGAGACGATCGGCGAGGGCTATGTGTTCAACCTCGACAGGCCATTGTCGGACGCCGTCGATATCATCGCCCAGGGCCGCATTATCGGACGGGGCGAAATCATTTCCGTGGATGGGTTGAGCGCCGTTCGCGTCACGGCGCTGCACGACTGA
- the sctR gene encoding type III secretion system export apparatus subunit SctR produces MEQSFPLAQSLAAMAAISMLPVIAVIATSFTKISVVLLIVRNAIGIQQTPPNLLVFAIAIVLSAFVMNPVLQNSWQLLLAHSGDFGTVSGMADGMIKVAAPLKDFMLKFSDAEVRDFFVQASQKIWANAPATPIASDDITVLTPSFLVSELTRAFEIGFLIYLPFLMIDFAVSAILVALGMQMMSPTVVSTPLKLLLFVSIDGWRRLLEGLVLSYAQ; encoded by the coding sequence ATGGAACAGAGCTTTCCTCTTGCCCAGAGCCTCGCGGCAATGGCGGCGATCTCGATGCTGCCGGTCATTGCCGTGATCGCAACCTCCTTCACCAAGATTTCAGTCGTCCTGCTGATCGTGCGCAATGCGATCGGCATCCAGCAGACGCCGCCGAATCTCCTGGTCTTTGCGATTGCCATCGTGCTCTCGGCCTTCGTGATGAACCCGGTGCTGCAAAACAGCTGGCAATTGCTGCTCGCCCATAGCGGCGATTTCGGCACGGTCAGTGGCATGGCGGACGGCATGATCAAAGTGGCAGCGCCGCTGAAGGATTTCATGCTGAAATTTTCCGACGCCGAGGTGCGCGACTTTTTCGTGCAGGCGTCGCAGAAGATCTGGGCAAACGCGCCGGCAACCCCCATTGCCTCCGACGATATCACCGTGCTGACGCCGAGCTTCCTCGTTTCGGAACTGACGCGGGCCTTTGAAATCGGATTTCTGATCTATCTGCCCTTCCTGATGATCGACTTCGCCGTCTCCGCCATTCTGGTGGCGCTCGGCATGCAGATGATGTCCCCGACCGTGGTGTCGACACCGCTGAAGCTGCTGCTGTTCGTCTCGATCGACGGCTGGCGGCGATTGCTGGAAGGTCTGGTGCTGTCCTATGCGCAGTGA
- a CDS encoding flagellar biosynthetic protein FliQ, giving the protein MGEDQVAAEIGMSVMATFALAGPILGLAALLGLIIAIFQAATQIQEQTIAQIVKIFVISITLLLFGRVLATPLIEHSVHILNDFPTMVQ; this is encoded by the coding sequence ATGGGTGAAGACCAGGTCGCAGCCGAAATCGGCATGTCCGTCATGGCGACCTTCGCCTTGGCCGGCCCCATTCTAGGCCTGGCCGCGCTTCTCGGGCTGATCATCGCCATTTTCCAGGCGGCAACGCAAATCCAGGAGCAGACCATCGCGCAGATCGTCAAGATTTTCGTGATCTCCATCACCCTGCTGCTGTTCGGCCGGGTGCTGGCAACGCCGCTGATCGAACATTCCGTTCATATCCTGAACGACTTCCCGACCATGGTTCAGTGA